A stretch of DNA from Lawsonibacter asaccharolyticus:
GTATCGGTGTCTTTTGTGATCTGATTCTGCTTAAAGGAAATTCTATTAAAGAAGGGAAGTCCCTCGAGGCCTTCCTTGATGGGATCGAACTTCTCTCTCAGTTCTGCCATAGACTTTGCATCGACTGCGATAGAAGTATTACGAGCTTCAGCCAGATCGGCAATCATTGCTTCGACGCCAGTCATTACTTCAAACTGAACATACTGTTCCAGGACTTTATCCTTGTTCTCAAGAAGGATCTTGTAGGTATGTCCGCCATCAATGTTGCCATGGCAGCTTTCATCCTCGAAATCAATGGTTACTTCCTGCAAGCGGTTATCATAACGCACTCTCTTTGCGGAGAGAATGATGCCTCTGTTCTTCAGGTGGAACTGGCCGTCATTACTCAGCAGAGACTCTGTGATTGCATTTGCCACAGTAGAGTTGAGTTTCTGATCGCGGGGGTTTGTGGACATGGGAATACCCTCGGGGACATCGCAGGTCTTGGCATAGAAAATGTACTTTCTCGGAGTTTCGTTGCCAAGAGGATCATCAAACTTCCTAAAATTGTTGTCGCTTACCTTAATTGTCTTTCTAATCATAATTACCTCTTTCTGAAGACCAGGCTTCGAATTATGTGTACGAATGCATTTGCATATCGCAATATCAGAATAACGAAATATCGATATTTTGTCAAGGGGGTAAAATTAAAAAGTTTGGAAGGAAGGCGGTAAAAGGCTTTGTAGAGGTTGCCATAGACCTTCTTGAAGCCAGTAATATCGAAGTGATTGGAGAGGACAGAAGCCCAGTGGATGATGTAAGTCCCTGCGGTCAGTCCCTCAACCTCACGCACCAAAATTTCAGCCTTGATAGTGTCGCGGATGTCGTTGGTCTTGGCTTGAGCTTCTTCCATGGGGGCTTCCACCTTGGAAACCAGTTTGTTCTTGCAAGTTGTTCAAAAGAAGTGAAAATTTCTCATAAGTTATCAGTTTTGCTTTATTTTTCGATATTAGGAGAAAAACCACTTAATATAGGTGCAATTCAAGAAAGTTGCACATGTGAAAGTCAAAAAAGTGTGATACGGAGAAAAGTTACACCCAACTTGCACACCTGCGCGGCGGAAGCGCAAAAAGAGAGGGAACCGGTTTCCCGATTCCCTCTCAAAAAGTGCTTATTAACTGGCCGTTTATCCGGTATTGATTAGCCGAAGTAGCGCTTCAGCAGGCCCTCGAAAGCCTTGCCGTGGCGGGCCTCGTCCCGGGCCATCTCGTGCACGGTGTCATGGATGGCGTCCAGGCCGTTCTTCTTGGCGCAGGCGGCCAGCTCGAACTTGCCGTTGGTGGCGCCGTACTCACAGTCCACACGCCAAGCCAGGTTGGCCTTAGTGTCAGCCTTCATGTTGGCCTCCAGGTCCTCGCCCAGCAGCTCAGCAAACTTGGCGGCGTGCTCGGCCTCCTCATAGGCGGCCTTCTCCCAGTACAGGCCGATCTCGGGATAGCCCTCCCGGTGGGCCACGCGAGCCATGCACAGGTACATGCCCACCTCGGAGCACTCGCCGTTGAAGTTGGCCATGAGCTGGTCAAAGATGTACTTCTTGTCCTCAGCGCTGATATCGGGGTTGTTCTTCACAGTCTTGGCATAGATGCCGAACTCATGCTCGGCAGCCAGCTTCATCTCGCCCACCTGCTCCACGAACTTGTCCTTAGGAGCCTTGCAGATGGGGCAGAAGTCGGGCGCGGTCTCGCCCTCGTACACATAACCGCAAACGGAACAGACAAACTTTTTCATGATAATTTTTCCTCCTGTTTTATTTTATTTTGGCAATTTTCACACGTGCCGTAGAAGATGAGCTCATGGCGCTGGACCAAGAACCCATATTGCGCGCTGACGGTCTGATCCAGATCGCCGTCATCCAGCATGGGATGGGGCAGATCCATCACAGCGCCGCAGCAGGTGCAAATAAGGTGACTGTGGGGGGCAATGCACCCGTCGAACCGCTCCTGTCCCTTGACGACGCCGATGCTCTGGATCAGGCCCTGCTGTTGGAACAGGACTAGGTTGCGACAGACCGTCCCCAGGCTCAGGTCGGGGTGGGTGGGTTTCAGAGTTTGATAGACCCACTCGGCGGAGGGGTGGCAGTCGGTGCTCTGGATCGCGTTCAAAATGGCCTCCCGTTTTCTGCTGTATCTTGTGGCGCGTTCCATAGGGCCCTCCAAATAGTAATAATTCTTATTACGAAAGAATCATACCACAGAAACAGCTGCTTGTAAAGGGGAAAATCAAAAAATCCGAAAATTTTTGTGTTCAGGGCCGGGAGCTATCTTCCTTTGTATGACGGAATTTTTTCAGGATGGACTCCTCCCAGCGGTCGCCGTATTTCATCCCCAGCAGGAAGACGGCCACACCGATGATCCCCAGCAGGACCATAGCCCAAAGAGGGAGAGTCAGGGTGGCACCGCCCAAGGCGCTGGCTACCAGCAGGCCCCAGGGACGAGTGAGCACAACGATCACCAGAAAACGGGGGGTGGAGATGGCGGTGAGCCCGGCCAGAATGCACAGCAGGTCATCGGGAAAGAAGGGCAGGAGAAAGGCCAGGATGAGGAAAGTGTCTGTTTTGGCCCGGACGATGGAGAGGTACTTGTCGGAAATGGCCCGGCTCACTAGGCGGTCCGCAAAAGATTGGCCCAGCGCGCGTGCCAGGAGAAAGACCAGCAGGGAGGCGGAGAGGACCGCGGCGATGGTAAGAAAAAAGGAGGGCCAGGTGCCGAAGAGCATCCCGCCGGCGGCGGCGCTGAGGTTGCTGGGGATGGGGGCCAGCACCACAGACAGGAACTGGAGCAGGAAAAAACAGAGGTGGGAGTAGGGAGCGAACTGAGAAATATAGTCCTGAAGGGCCTGCTGGGAGGAGAGGGCGGCGAAGAAGCCGCTGCGCCACAGAAAGACGCCGCCCAGGGCGCACAGGAGCAGGACCAGGACCGCGCTGGTGATTTTCAGGAGATGTTTCATGAGGGACCTCGATCTTCTCTTTAGATTCGCGGGACAGTGGAGGCCGGCGGCGCGCCAGCCTGCATAGTCCCTATGGTATCACAGAATTGTGGCGGATGTGATAAGTTTTTCTTAAATTCTCATAAAAATGTCGAAGTGGGGCGAAAAAAGAGGGCCAGCAGGCTGC
This window harbors:
- a CDS encoding rubrerythrin, encoding MKKFVCSVCGYVYEGETAPDFCPICKAPKDKFVEQVGEMKLAAEHEFGIYAKTVKNNPDISAEDKKYIFDQLMANFNGECSEVGMYLCMARVAHREGYPEIGLYWEKAAYEEAEHAAKFAELLGEDLEANMKADTKANLAWRVDCEYGATNGKFELAACAKKNGLDAIHDTVHEMARDEARHGKAFEGLLKRYFG